The genomic window ATCTTAGGCTTCTGCAATAATTGAGTTATGTCAAATAGCAACTTTCATAGTATTCACCCGTCTTTGATGAGGTAATACTTCAGGGCCTGGTCAACTTTGGGTCCTGGTGTAGCGAAGCAGCTCTCTACTAGCGCAGAGAGGCCCTCCACTCGCTCTTTGGGCTCCACTCCGAAGAACAGGGAGTCGTGCAGACGCAGCTGTGGTGGTGTGCGGTAGGGCTCGGAGAATTCCGCATTCTTGAACAGCTCCAGGGAGAAGGGGAAGACTCCCTCACTGTGGCCTGCCAGCTCCAGGGCTGAGCTGCGCTGACTTGCCTGATATTCATCTGATACATGGTATTCTCTGGGGAACTCACAGGTAACTGGAAGCACTAACTTGCTGGTGCGGACAATCAGGTCCCTGCTGCTGCCCGGGCTGCTCCTGGGAAGGCCCGTCACCAGGTTGGTCCCCACAATCTTGTCGTCAGTCACCTGGGGGGTCAACATTCAGTTTACCTTACTTAAATGGCTTTTTCAGTCAGTGTCAACCTTAACCCGCTTTTAAGGCAGAAAATCAGATATTTCTCCAAGCCCTAACCATAGAGACTAAACCCTGTACACATTAAATCTAAGAAATTCCAGTCAGTGCCTCTGACCTCCACCACAGTGCCGCAAGTCTTGAGGCTGAAGCTGAGATTGATGTGTGTGCCGTTGGAGACGCCACGACAAGAGGAGTTTGACAGGAAAAGCTCCAATCCTCCTACAAGGTCCTTAGGAACTGACACTGTAATAGAGCTGGGATCACACTGGACCGGCACTGCAGGACAGGGGGGAAGACATTTACATATGTCACATGTCATGAAACAGCAtatgaacacaacaacaaagaatAGCATAAAAAACATCCGCTTGACATCCagtaccagttaaaagtttggacatacttTCTCATTTCAAGGGAATTGGatggtgtgtccaaacttttgactggtactgtagataAAAACATACTATACAATCTGTCTGTAGGCTGTGTATATAAAAAGCCATAAAAACTAGATACTGTGGCAAGACACATGTTTTGTTGAAAGGAGAATAAGATAAAAATTTCAGCTGAAAGATATTTTTGACTTTGGCATCCCCCTGGTGGTAGCATTAGAGgtaattatttaaataacagaaaaaaaaagataatttcatGGTTTCAcatatttatcaagcaaacATTCAatagttccagcttcttacaCGAGAGCATTAGCAGCTTTTTTCTTATCTCTGACAttgaaaattgaatattttcaggGTTTGATCCATttcttggaaaaaaacaagcaatttgaggatgtcacctttgGCTCTGGGAAATTTACATGggtattttttaacaatttccTGTACTGTGCTAGAGTAACAATCtatgaattacaaaaaaaatctatagaTTGGTTGATTAGTTGCAGAGACAAATGGGATGAAAACATATAGGCTACACTGCACCGTTCTTCACCAGGATTTTCTCCTTTTTACCAACAGAAATTATTGTAATATGAAAAATAGTATTGTCCAATCATGTTATCCACAGCTAATATGATTAAAGAACCTGCTTGGCATATTAATAACCCTTtactgaaatgttgttttttataaaaaatCAGTTATAGCGTCTAGtcactactgtatgttttcagaTAAATGTAACCGTACACGCATGTCAGTTGATTGATTATCTAACTACAGTATCCTttcactcacatgcacacactcatacacacccTGACATGTGCGTTTATCGTCTCCCAGCTCCAGCCCTCTGGGACAGTGGCACCGATAGGAGTCCAGCAGCGAGGAGCAGCCATGGCTGCAGCCTCCATTGTTAACATGACAGCCTGCTGTCTCTGCAGGAGGCAAGAAGGAGAAATGAAGCCAACTGTGTGGTTCCCTGGTGTAATTATCTCTGTACAACACTGACTGGTGTGCCCTATAAACATCAGCATATGGATGTACCTCTGCAGTTGTGTCCATCCTCATCCGGCACTCGCCCTGGCCCACACTCACAACGCCTGGAGCCTTTGGTGttcacacacacctctgcacagCCGCCGTTGCCCTTCTCACACTCATTCACATCTGAACATAGGACACACATCACACCTGGGTTAGATTAAATAATCAGATGAGTCTTGTTTTAATCGACTTAGTACCAGATGGGTGGAATTTATCACCTCAAGGCAATTCACTTAGTGGTCCTGGGGGTAGGATGATAAATTGACTTTAAAAGACTTCAAAACTAGGTTTATAATGCTGAGAACACTGTTAAAGAAATAATGATGGATGAAATAAAAGGAGGGACAGAAGTGAGAGTGCAAGAGAGTGAGGAAAGAGAGGGATGGGGTGCgatgaagaaatgaagaagTCATTTCTGAGACAGGGGAAGGCAGATTTGGTTGATGGGTGAATAATGAGATAACGGCAGTTTTCAAGCCGGCTAGGTTCCCAATGCATGCCTGTCACCCATCATTAGGTGAACCGTCCAGTgtaccacatacacacacacacacacacacacatacctccaCCTTGAGTTGATTCAGCAAATAGAAAAGATAGTCTTTCAATCTCTTTTGCTGCCTCCTTCATCAGGCTTTGCACTCATCCTTCCTATTTTATGATCTAGCTTATCATTCAGAATACGTAGCACTAGTAATACATGTAAAGACATGGAATTGTACATTACAAATATCCTGTTTTCAGTACTCAGGATTACAGTAAGTCATAAACTGCATGTATGTCAACTATCTCTGAAGACCAAGAAAAATGAATTTATGAGTTTAATTTCTCATCATTAAGTCAAAATACATGTATATTTAAATAAGAAGAGCATGTAAACAGTTTTAGCACCTTTACTGGGATATGAATGGATTTGTCAGAACAGTGGGTGAACATGATATAAATTCAGTTTGCTTGATCtctcttgttattgtttttcagAAACCATTTACAGCCTATCCCTCTTCCATATTTTCTTGCTTATCTTGCTGCACAACTTATCTGtcccctctcttccttcctctgtgtctgtctcacccaggcatgtttgtttgtctggtCCCAGGACAGTTCCGGGCCCACAGCGACACTCGGACTCTGGACATCTGGGACCTACGCAATCCATCTCATCACAGATATCATAGAAATCTGTGcaacacacaaataacatattaacacaacattaacagaAGATGATGTAGTAGAAGTTACATCAGTTACAGGATACACTGAATGCTCACTCACGGCCACAGTAAACATGGAAGCAGACTGAGGGTCTGGGCAGGCGGTAGACAAAGTACCCCCCAGTGCAGGCCTTCACATCTACACTGGCGTTCCACTGGCAGCAGTTGTCATTGAAGCTGGCGCACACAGGCAGGGTGATGATACCTTCGTGGGGCTGGGGGTGGCTGCCGTTGAGCCAGATGGGAGCATGGGTGCCACAGTGATTCTCAGAGATGCAGAAGGTGGGCATGGCATCACCCGCCATGCCAGTGAAGCGATACCATTCTCCAGACACATGGCTGTCGCACAGGGGCACACCAGATGACTGGTTGACATGGTAATCAGTGTTCCTCCAAGGTTCATTCAGGCTGATGTAGGCAGAGCAGGGGTCCAGGGCTGAGACATGAAGGGTGAGGTGGCAAAGGTGAACTGGACATACTTGTGCATGTTTGGTTTAGGATGATCATGATGTAAAAGTTTTAGGATAAGGACGATGaatgagagaggagggagttTGGGCTGGACAATATGGAATCTTAAAGGCTTAGTTCAatcaaattatgaaaaatatttccttcttttccagccatgcagatagttttgcttttgcttttttcccaggtttgagatttctgcctccaggGCAAAGCAATGAAGgtaaaaattaattttgtttgtggtgctcacaacactggaaaattacatttaaaaaaaaaaaagcaaaacagttgTGCCCTGGTAACCTGAGTACCAACCATGAACCGCAACTGTTTGGGTACGTTTTTTTCACACCCatcccttctctccctccactcatttcctgtcatgtcTCTAAAGTCGGCATTCGAAGAATAATCCAGAGACTGCGCCATAAATACTTTACATAGGAACTATTTCTTCACTATGAagcacagtaccagtcaaaagtttggacacactttctcattcaagggagTGGGATGGTGTCTCCACACTGTTGACTGGTCCTGTAGTTTCAATCAAAAGTTCACAGTTCTGTGAaaggtttttaaatgtaattttccatTGCTGTGAACACCACAAAAAGCCATTTAACATCCATTGTATTGGGGTCAAGGCAAACTCTGCAtggctacatacagtatgactaGAGGtgagtgagaaaatgtgttttgttttgtttgggttttttttttgtaatttgagtgaaCTAACCATTTTTCACTGGTGAATATAAAGCCAGTAGTTACTTTACTAAAGGTTCAAATGCAATATATCTTTGACCACACTGCATGTACATCCCTTCTGGTCACTTGGGCAAACTTGTTACCACTACTTTACTAAAAGCCAACAGGCTGTCCACAAAGGACTCTTTACAAGAACCTCTATCGACAGTGACTCTTTTCACTGCAGCCAGTTGTGTAAAATCAGGACAACAACTGAATGAGCAGAGTAAACAAAGTGCAGCAAAAACAATCAATAGTCTCTCCCTTTTTCATGCCCTCTTAACAGAGTAATTAAGAGGCAGGCGTAAaacaaaaggagaagaagaagacacgtGGGATGATGGGAGGAAAGTAGGCATGAGTGAGAGTTAATGTGGGTGTTAATCACTGAGAATCAGTGGAGAAGAAGAGACAGCAGGAGGATGATCAGCTCAGCAGTAAAACATCTTCAGTGACAGACCAGAGCCAGGAAACATGGCAGCTGACAACCAGAGCGTAACACTTCACCGCAGTAGCAACCACCTCTACAACCAGTGCTGCAGGCTTTCCATTTAGTTGGATTGCTCCACATAAAATATCTATGTTTATGCTTTCCCGTACCTTGAATGAAAAGTGCTTTCTGTGTGGCATCTAATGGAGGTTGACTAGAGGTTTACAGTGATGAGAAGTAAGTGATCCTTCTCTCATATCTGCTTTCACAagcacacatgaaaacacacaaacacatactccAAATTATGTTTGGAGAAGTGTATTGACTGCATTCAAGTTCCTGGAAGTTGTGATAAAAAATGTATGAGCTGGGATTAATTTATGGGTGTGAATCATGTCACCACATACATTTTCTAAGATAGTTCCTCCATCTGCTAATGGACAGTCCATCTTGTCACTGCCTGCTGCTCCAAAAAGCAAAGAGATTAGTCCTTGGTCTGGGTCTACTGACAGTATAAATGACCAGTTTTGGAGATGTACAACAGACCAACTGGGTTCCAGGTCATGCAGTGCAGACAAGGCAGAGGACTTGGCTGACACATATATGCCAATAGGAGCGTTAAATCTTCCAGATGGGGCTAGAATAACATAATATTGCTATGAAGGGTGCGTGAAGACATGCTTGACCTGATCAGACCCCAGCATCTTATCTGTAAAGATGAAGTGCTGCCCCATAAACAGCATCCCACCTTATTGTTCTTCATAATTGCTATTTTTGGTTAAAGGACAAATATtatctgtgtatccaaagcctgatacagTTTATTCCTCTTTGCCATCAAGCTCCATAGTTGTCCAAAAATGAATCATTTGCACACTGAAGAAGGCATCACTGAAACAGCTGTGCATTTTACCCCCTGTGCTAAAGTTTGAtggagaaaattaaataaaaggaaCAATCTCACTTTGTTCAAAAACTAATAAAACCACATAGATGAGTCACATCgttacactgggtgacatgttccttcattaccatgaaatACTCCAAATttgtattaatccacagctgaaaatagtccttaAGTAATGCATTATTTATCATGGCTTGGGAATCATTTGCTAAAAAccacagtgcccagctgttttagttCATCCCTGAGcccattttaaaaatgaaactatatatttgttaCCCATATTTGCTTGGGGTTAAGTGCCACAGACAGTGTAggaaagtcagaaagtattagAAAAGACTAacttatttttggttttggtcttttcatggtaTTTGTCATCAAGTTACCAGGTTTGTCCTTTAAtctgtagttgttttttttaaagcaccaTAAACAGATGAGTGCGCCACAATAATGTGATTATAATCTTAATACATGAGATTTTAGCTTGTTTTGGGTGTAAACATGAGAAATGTTACACTCACCTACAGCTGCAACTGCAAGAGCCTCTTGCAGCAGAATGGTAACCCCAAGAAACATCATCCTGTGTTTTCTCAATGTTGGACGAAAGATAATCCAGGATCAGGCTAGTATGTGTGTGGAGCTCTTCTggttcatcctgaggggaagtCTGCCTTTAATAGGCGACTCTTATCTGTATGTGTCATATTGTCATACATCTGTCTCACCTTGACCCTTTGAGCTCCTGCTCCCCAAATCCAGTGACAGGACCATCCTCCCATTGTTTCACACTGTACACTCCTCAAATTCTTCTCCCTCAATCCCCACACACATGACCTTAAACTACCCTAaacacactcttttttttcctgtcatgcTGAGAAAAAGTGTAATTATGGTTTATGACACTTTTACGTGTGCTCTTAAATCTTCTTTCTAATTCTTCTCCTCATTTCCATCCCTCTTGATTTAAAGGGCATGGAGACACGAGCAATGATCTAATCTGCAGCAGCATAAAACCAATCAGATTAATCTGTTTAGTGTCGTGCTCAAAGGGTTTGCACACTCAGGATTTACTCTAAAGTAAAGATTAAGACTGAGAACCTTGCAGAGGACACACTGTGCCAGCAGAGAGAATATGTTCTCATCTAACGCATTACTTGACCACCAGACTAAACCAAAAAATGTAGAAAGCTTGTCCGGTCTCATTTAGTAACTGGCCCAACTAACCTGACGCTTGCAGTTTTTGTTTCTTATGTGTAATTAAATCAATGAAATGGTTCGCAATGGTTGAGCTGCACCTTAAAAAActgtcttttgtttgtcttctctGGTACGGTAGTCAGCGAAAAAGTTTCAGTGCAGCAAAGAAGGACTCGCACACAGAAACCAAAAAAAGTATTCAGACTAGAGTctggattttaaatatttctatttgtCATATTACAGGGCTGTACAGACAGTGAGACATTCAAAAGTATATAGAGTGCAAACATGTCAATCCATGTTGGACTCGCTTCAGTACAAAAAATGAGGATGCATGACAAGTCATCCTATATGTAGGTTACTCTACAGGTGCACCTTATCAATGATCTAGAGCTTGATTGAACACCCATGAAGCTAATTTCCAGCAGATCAGGTCATGACAAACACATTAGGATAATATAATTCCATAGCATCAACACATTCTCATACCCATACTGATGTATATATACATGCAGATGTCAGCTTTTACACGGGGAATGGGACCCAATGGTacagaaagacaggaaacaggccATATCTAATTCTTCATTTGAGCCACCAGGGTGTAGCGTTTTTAAGTTAGAAGATATATCTACAGTCACATTGGAGTAAAATTTGATCCATATTTCAACTACGACCATTAGGACTTAGGAACTACATACCATAGAATGCCAAATCCGAAATAGAATGATTGCCGTCTGCAAAGTGTCTTGCAACATATTGGACGCCACATTTAGTACATGCAAGAGGGGAGACAACATTACTAGAGCTGcatgttatcttttttttttttaatttaatactCTTTTTTGGTCACAAAGCTGGTAAAAGTGTTGATCTTTTTACAATGAGAACATGCAGCATAATATCGGCAAGGGAAGAAACCTGTGATATTGTCCAAACATCCCTGGTGGATTGAGTttttatgtgtgtctgcatgtacCAGTGTGTCCCAAACATTCTTTGTTctagaaaatatagaaaagtgGAAGAGAGCTAAAGATGTCTTTGCCAATGTCATCAACAAATAAGATGTTCCAGTGTTCTATCACAACATTACATATCTCATGCCCAAGTGGTGAACAGGTACTATTAAATACACAAGAGGATGTTTTTTGCTTTTCGGGTATACATTTGGTGAAtaattcatttctgtttttctcataaGCCTTTGCAGATGCCTGATCCAAGACATCACATGGATACCCTCTCATTAAAAACTGATCAAAGAGTTTGTGAGCTTCTATTTGGAAATCATCATCCCTTGTGCAGATGCATCTCACCCTAAGAAACCAACTATAGAGCAGATTTTTGAGACGCATAAAATGATAGCCTGAGTAGTGTAAAATACAATTTCTGTCTAAGGGTTTGGTGAAGAGTATGGTGTAAATGTCTCTCCCATTATAGATTACCCATGTGTCCAAAAAACTTACTTTGTGACTGTCACATTTCATATTGAATTCAACTGAATCAATACCATTTTTGAAATACTGTGAAAAAACCTGGAGATCACAATTACAACCATTCCAAATCAGAAATATGTCATCAATATATCTTTTCCAAAACAATGGATTCAATCACCAAGAGTGTCAGATTCAGTTATGTATTAAGATTTCACATCATTGTTTCAGCCAATGGTTGACATCTTCTGTATGCGC from Thunnus maccoyii chromosome 14, fThuMac1.1, whole genome shotgun sequence includes these protein-coding regions:
- the oit3 gene encoding oncoprotein-induced transcript 3 protein, whose translation is MMFLGVTILLQEALAVAAVALDPCSAYISLNEPWRNTDYHVNQSSGVPLCDSHVSGEWYRFTGMAGDAMPTFCISENHCGTHAPIWLNGSHPQPHEGIITLPVCASFNDNCCQWNASVDVKACTGGYFVYRLPRPSVCFHVYCGHFYDICDEMDCVGPRCPESECRCGPGTVLGPDKQTCLDVNECEKGNGGCAEVCVNTKGSRRCECGPGRVPDEDGHNCRETAGCHVNNGGCSHGCSSLLDSYRCHCPRGLELGDDKRTCQVPVQCDPSSITVSVPKDLVGGLELFLSNSSCRGVSNGTHINLSFSLKTCGTVVEVTDDKIVGTNLVTGLPRSSPGSSRDLIVRTSKLVLPVTCEFPREYHVSDEYQASQRSSALELAGHSEGVFPFSLELFKNAEFSEPYRTPPQLRLHDSLFFGVEPKERVEGLSALVESCFATPGPKVDQALKYYLIKDGCISDETVTQYSSKDQLSKHYQVPVFKFIGKDNRQVFLHCQVLVCGAGDSRCAQRCRGRVRREVWTGGSQEQHTLSGGPIFIMPEP